In the genome of Dermacentor andersoni chromosome 3, qqDerAnde1_hic_scaffold, whole genome shotgun sequence, one region contains:
- the LOC126540983 gene encoding uncharacterized protein produces MVTLQVSLVLAVAASAIAGYAPYRDVRVSYGYGSAYGAYPLPSAPAVVSAPSANVASAYHAGHTVLPAYRTASIVASSPVAVASYRTGAAVPAVTSFKAYHAAPVVKAAVAAVPSYAATYRAAPSYAATYRAAPAITRYYQAAPATVVAHAPSVTGVYHSAPVVAAAPALASVSRVTKLNAYHAAPAIAAVAATPAFSTYHSAPVITRQYHTGPLYASAFPAVSGVTNLGATYRVAPAVSRVYHSTPVLSAATPAVATAVHAVPAVAGVTKLTGVAYQTAPAVAAYHTSPAVTRVYHSAPVLAAGPAVATAVHGLPAVTKLTGYRSAPFVTGVYGAAVHAAPAVATVHHTATGVTRVTKADPFHVSEEHTVHTRPVVSTVAHSPVSTLAHVPAYGYGVGALGYTQGLPVYGANYGYGLDAFGYTAKIHKK; encoded by the exons ATGGTCACA CTTCAAGTTTCCCTCGTCCTGGCTGTAGCTGCCAGCGCCATTGCCGGCTATGCACCGTACAGAGACGTCCGGGTGAGTTACGGATACGGCTCAGCGTACGGAGCGTACCCGCTGCCGTCTGCTCCAGCCGTCGTTTCTGCTCCTTCCGCCAACGTCGCGTCGGCCTACCACGCCGGCCACACAGTGCTTCCAGCCTACAGGACGGCATCCATAGTCGCTTCGTCTCCCGTGGCAGTTGCCAGCTACCGCACAGGAGCTGCAGTTCCCGCAGTGACCAGTTTTAAAGCTTACCACGCTGCTCCCGTAGTGAAAGCTGCCGTTGCAGCTGTGCCTTCTTACGCTGCTACGTACCGCGCTGCGCCTTCTTACGCTGCTACGTACCGCGCTGCGCCAGCCATCACCCGCTATTACCAGGCAGCACCCGCCACAGTCGTGGCGCACGCACCGTCCGTCACCGGTGTCTACCACTCCGCCCCAGTCGTTGCCGCCGCTCCAGCGCTGGCCTCTGTCTCTAGAGTCACCAAGCTTAACGCTTACCATGCTGCCCCAGCCATCGCCGCTGTCGCGGCCACTCCAGCTTTCTCCACCTACCACTCGGCGCCAGTCATCACCCGCCAGTACCACACCGGTCCCCTGTACGCATCAGCCTTCCCAGCGGTCTCAGGCGTCACCAACCTGGGTGCGACTTATAGGGTAGCACCCGCGGTGTCCAGGGTTTACCACAGCACTCCAGTCCTCTCTGCTGCCACCCCAGCAGTAGCTACCGCTGTTCACGCCGTTCCAGCCGTCGCCGGGGTCACTAAGTTGACAGGCGTCGCCTACCAGACTGCTCCTGCTGTGGCCGCGTACCACACCTCACCAGCCGTTACCAGAGTATACCATAGTGCCCCTGTCCTTGCCGCCGGCCCGGCGGTTGCCACTGCTGTCCATGGGTTGCCAGCAGTTACCAAGCTGACCGGATATAGGTCCGCGCCATTCGTCACCGGTGTCTATGGAGCCGCTGTTCACGCTGCCCCTGCTGTAGCCACCGTGCACCATACGGCCACTGGTGTTACCCGGGTGACCAAAGCCGACCCGTTCCACGTGAGCGAGGAGCACACCGTCCACACGAGACCCGTCGTCTCCACTGTGGCGCACTCTCCAGTCTCCACTCTGGCGCATGTTCCAGCTTACGGGTACGGAGTCGGAGCCCTGGGGTACACGCAGGGTCTTCCCGTTTACGGCGCTAACTACGGATATGGGCTCGACGCATTTGGTTACACTGCCAAGATTCACAAGAAGT AG
- the LOC129387224 gene encoding uncharacterized protein yields MISLCLLLVLAGSAFGVYVPVHYVAPSYSVGPVYSHVVGPAAVATVHSPVLGKVTSVGTYHTIPAIPAATVSKVSTYVPTVTAVHTVPGVTTVKHVPTFGYGFGYGVGYPLGTYAYGLGYGLAPYGLNYGYGLSAIDYATLLKKK; encoded by the exons ATGATTTCG CTGTGCCTTTTGCTCGTCCTGGCCGGCAGTGCTTTTGGCGTCTATGTGCCCGTCCACTACGTGGCTCCCTCCTACAGCGTCGGCCCTGTGTACTCCCATGTGGTAGGACCTGCGGCCGTAGCAACCGTCCATTCTCCGGTCCTTGGTAAGGTGACCAGTGTGGGTACCTACCACACCATTCCGGCCATTCCCGCGGCAACCGTGTCCAAGGTATCCACCTATGTGCCGACCGTCACCGCCGTTCACACCGTTCCCGGCGTCACAACCGTAAAGCACGTTCCAACTTTTGGATACGGATTTGGCTATGGAGTCGGCTACCCACTGGGAACTTACGCCTACGGACTCGGCTATGGCCTCGCTCCCTATGGACTCAACTATGGCTACGGCCTCAGCGCAATTGACTATGCCACTCTTCTCAAGAAGAAAT AA